In one window of Lacticaseibacillus casei DSM 20011 = JCM 1134 = ATCC 393 DNA:
- a CDS encoding sigma-70 family RNA polymerase sigma factor, translating into MAVAQKGFSLFLEHQAVVYGALAKLGIRPHHSDFQDWRDEGMLVYLNYFNRYRDPLTHEAAITKFNKLAWRFVFLTLMQRMQKVRHRRELEEAPANAAVLQTTTVATSPASLEQSVELKLQLRQLEAILTPVERRVLQLRLAGLADTGIARQLQISRQRVLKVRKQIQAKYRQLELEEFLNG; encoded by the coding sequence ATGGCAGTAGCACAGAAAGGATTTTCGTTGTTTCTTGAGCACCAAGCCGTGGTTTACGGGGCATTAGCGAAGTTGGGCATTCGCCCGCATCATAGTGATTTTCAGGATTGGCGCGATGAGGGAATGTTGGTGTATCTCAACTACTTCAACCGGTATCGCGATCCGTTAACGCACGAGGCCGCGATTACCAAGTTTAACAAGCTGGCGTGGCGGTTTGTTTTCCTCACGTTGATGCAACGGATGCAAAAAGTTCGGCATCGGCGGGAGTTGGAAGAAGCACCGGCCAATGCGGCAGTGTTGCAGACGACCACCGTGGCCACGTCACCCGCTAGCTTGGAGCAGTCAGTGGAATTGAAGCTGCAGTTGCGCCAGCTTGAAGCTATTTTGACACCGGTAGAACGGCGGGTTTTGCAGCTGCGACTAGCCGGACTGGCTGATACCGGCATAGCGAGGCAGTTGCAGATCAGTCGGCAACGAGTTTTAAAAGTGCGCAAGCAAATACAGGCGAAATATCGGCAACTCGAATTGGAGGAATTTTTAAATGGATAA
- a CDS encoding YvrJ family protein, translating into MDKELLTYVLDQAVGVVIAVILLTRIERRLDTLITNMGTFMVKLEGKHER; encoded by the coding sequence ATGGATAAGGAATTATTAACGTATGTTTTGGATCAGGCAGTTGGTGTTGTCATTGCCGTGATTTTACTCACGCGGATTGAGCGGCGACTCGATACGCTGATTACGAATATGGGCACTTTTATGGTCAAGCTTGAAGGCAAGCACGAAAGATAG
- a CDS encoding GH25 family lysozyme yields the protein MADVSSWQPDSESWFRKLADFGVKAMVVKLTEGTTYQNPKAAAQLAAGRKMGMQVHAYHYAHYRNSAEAVAEGRFFGLAARALGVSTQSVMAADVEAPELTGDLTGLTNVFIQTVKSLRYPHTDLYTMANWMKTDRFDRVALIPKNLWIASYGVDQPGIDNVGTWQFTNNFHGLGVDMSYDFFGHYTTRLSGELNGGVVRAPTVRYHSVQAGESWWAIAHRYGLNMDNLAALNGKTIYSVIHPGDQLRLN from the coding sequence ATGGCAGATGTCAGCAGTTGGCAGCCGGATTCGGAGAGCTGGTTTCGTAAGTTGGCCGATTTTGGCGTCAAGGCGATGGTGGTGAAGCTGACAGAAGGCACCACTTATCAGAATCCAAAGGCCGCGGCACAATTGGCAGCCGGACGCAAGATGGGGATGCAGGTGCATGCGTATCATTATGCGCATTATCGCAATAGCGCCGAGGCGGTTGCGGAAGGCCGATTTTTCGGCTTGGCGGCGCGGGCGCTTGGGGTATCGACGCAAAGTGTGATGGCGGCCGATGTGGAAGCACCGGAATTAACCGGTGACCTGACCGGCTTGACGAATGTATTCATTCAAACGGTCAAGTCGCTGAGGTATCCACACACGGATCTATATACAATGGCCAACTGGATGAAAACGGACCGTTTTGATCGGGTGGCGCTGATTCCTAAGAATTTATGGATTGCGAGTTATGGCGTTGATCAGCCAGGGATCGACAATGTGGGCACGTGGCAGTTTACCAACAATTTTCACGGGCTGGGCGTCGACATGAGTTATGATTTCTTCGGCCACTACACGACCAGGCTTTCAGGCGAGCTCAACGGTGGCGTGGTTCGAGCGCCCACCGTCCGGTATCATAGCGTTCAGGCAGGCGAAAGCTGGTGGGCGATTGCGCATCGATACGGCCTGAATATGGACAACTTGGCTGCACTGAATGGCAAAACCATTTACAGCGTGATTCATCCCGGCGATCAGTTGCGATTGAATTAG
- a CDS encoding TetR/AcrR family transcriptional regulator: protein MVLSTFEHLDENKQQRILAALVTEFSKYPLAQAQVARIVKQADIARGAFYKYFSDLKDAYQYAFKEVIGRLHTGIAGPEMRRDPYAATVAFLQEADESQDRDFIRLHFTKNSGMVSVGEPPIAANAIEWAVTTLCHSAISRALANPEQADLILKNLKAALLQLHVKES from the coding sequence ATGGTTTTATCAACGTTTGAACATTTAGATGAAAATAAACAACAACGCATTTTAGCTGCGCTGGTAACTGAATTTTCCAAGTATCCATTGGCGCAGGCGCAAGTCGCGCGGATCGTCAAGCAGGCCGACATCGCTCGCGGCGCGTTTTATAAGTACTTCAGCGATTTGAAGGATGCGTATCAATACGCTTTTAAAGAAGTGATTGGGCGCTTACACACGGGGATCGCCGGGCCGGAAATGCGGCGTGATCCTTATGCCGCTACGGTTGCTTTTCTGCAGGAAGCTGATGAAAGCCAGGATCGCGATTTTATCCGGCTGCATTTTACCAAGAATAGCGGCATGGTGTCGGTTGGCGAACCGCCGATTGCTGCCAATGCCATTGAGTGGGCCGTCACAACGCTGTGCCACAGCGCGATTTCCCGGGCCCTAGCTAATCCGGAGCAGGCGGATTTAATTTTGAAAAACTTGAAAGCAGCTCTTTTACAGCTGCACGTGAAGGAGTCGTGA
- a CDS encoding ABC transporter permease: protein MYLSLKEIWHEKLRYGLIVAMMLLVTYLVFILSALANGLSQQNTQAINSWDTSRVVLAKDSDINLSQSLLTSQQTKDLNLGKSQAYVGTIGVVATSSKHDEIRSTMIGLDWDQYIGKDMKLVSGHRAQSDHQIVVDSEFKDKGYALGDKVKLSTKGKRYTIVGFTENAKMSVAPVVYGTMNAWRTLHNLPNTFTASGIVSKSNNFKVNTSDLKTYSANTFIQKLPGYSAQNSTFTFMIGFLFVISLIVIAVFLYILTMQKLPNYAVLRAQGVPSRTLVITTIAQALILVTLGLALGGALTAITAQFMPMGVPMIFSPQLNVAIVIGILLTGFLGSIIPIRTILKVDPVTAIGG from the coding sequence ATGTATCTATCATTAAAAGAAATCTGGCATGAAAAATTACGCTACGGCCTGATCGTCGCGATGATGCTGTTGGTCACCTACCTAGTGTTCATTCTCAGCGCACTGGCCAACGGGTTATCGCAACAGAACACGCAGGCGATTAACTCGTGGGACACGTCGCGGGTGGTGTTGGCAAAAGATTCGGATATCAATTTAAGCCAGTCACTCCTGACGTCTCAGCAAACCAAAGATCTCAACTTAGGCAAGTCGCAAGCTTACGTCGGAACAATCGGCGTAGTCGCGACCAGCAGCAAGCATGACGAAATCCGCTCGACCATGATCGGGCTTGACTGGGATCAGTATATTGGCAAGGACATGAAGCTGGTCAGCGGTCATCGAGCTCAGAGCGACCATCAGATTGTGGTGGATTCGGAATTCAAAGATAAAGGCTATGCACTTGGCGACAAGGTTAAGTTGAGCACGAAAGGCAAGCGCTATACGATTGTCGGTTTTACCGAGAATGCCAAAATGAGTGTTGCCCCGGTTGTTTACGGCACGATGAATGCTTGGCGCACCTTGCATAATCTGCCAAACACCTTCACGGCTAGCGGCATTGTTTCCAAGTCGAATAACTTTAAAGTCAACACCAGCGACCTGAAGACTTACTCAGCGAATACCTTTATCCAGAAACTGCCTGGGTATTCGGCCCAAAATAGCACCTTTACCTTTATGATCGGTTTTCTGTTCGTGATTTCGCTGATTGTCATCGCAGTGTTCCTCTATATTTTGACGATGCAAAAACTGCCAAACTACGCAGTACTGCGGGCGCAGGGCGTGCCATCCCGGACGCTGGTCATCACGACCATTGCCCAAGCCTTGATTTTGGTCACATTAGGTCTGGCTTTAGGTGGCGCGTTGACGGCCATCACGGCGCAGTTCATGCCGATGGGCGTCCCGATGATCTTCTCGCCTCAACTTAACGTCGCCATCGTCATCGGCATTTTGCTCACTGGTTTCCTCGGCTCAATAATTCCCATCCGCACCATCTTAAAAGTCGATCCCGTTACCGCCATTGGAGGTTGA
- a CDS encoding ABC transporter ATP-binding protein, whose product MSAIELKHIIKNFKTPTSNVEVLKDVNFSADSGSLSLVLGPSGSGKSTFLTIAGGIQTPTEGVVTTAGKNLEQLSGKARDALRLDNIGFVLQSYNLVPYLTVGEQFKLVDKIKPKGNLSHEALEALLDDLGIANLVNQYPASLSGGQTQRVAIARALYPDPAIVLADEPTAALDSPRVAIVGQLLADLAHKHNKAIVVVTHDVRLEQFADRKFTLLDGQLKEGAPKYAA is encoded by the coding sequence ATGTCAGCAATCGAATTAAAACACATTATTAAAAATTTCAAGACCCCGACAAGCAACGTTGAGGTACTCAAGGATGTCAATTTTAGCGCTGATTCTGGCAGCCTATCATTGGTATTAGGTCCGTCCGGTTCAGGTAAAAGTACATTTTTGACCATCGCCGGCGGTATTCAAACGCCGACTGAAGGGGTGGTCACGACTGCCGGGAAGAATCTTGAACAATTGTCCGGCAAGGCGCGCGATGCCCTACGTCTAGATAACATCGGCTTTGTGCTTCAGTCTTACAACTTAGTACCTTATCTGACGGTCGGCGAACAGTTTAAGCTGGTTGATAAGATCAAGCCAAAAGGCAACCTCAGTCACGAGGCCTTGGAAGCATTACTAGACGATTTAGGAATTGCCAACTTGGTGAACCAATATCCGGCATCATTATCAGGGGGCCAGACCCAACGCGTTGCTATTGCCCGGGCGCTTTACCCGGATCCAGCGATCGTGCTCGCCGATGAACCGACCGCGGCTTTGGATAGCCCGCGGGTCGCCATCGTCGGCCAGCTGTTAGCTGACCTCGCCCACAAACACAACAAGGCTATCGTCGTTGTCACCCACGATGTCCGGTTGGAACAGTTTGCGGATCGAAAGTTCACACTGCTCGATGGCCAGTTAAAAGAAGGCGCACCGAAATACGCTGCGTAA
- a CDS encoding FAD-dependent oxidoreductase has protein sequence MDKPKIIVVGASHGGHQSVLELLHRYPDADITMFEAGDFVSFMSCGMELFLEDQVTDVNDVRNFRPDDLIKRGAHVLNNHEVTAINADVKTVTVRDTKNGTAQDYPYDKLILSSGVRPNSLPVPGNDLKNIFLMRGYDWATKIKAKLEDPAVKHITIIGAGYIGIEAAEASRKAGKEVTLLDIIDRPLGTYLDPDMTDIIAKELTDKGVELKLGVKIESFAGDGAVSAVKTDAGDVATDLVIQAAGVKPATEWLKGTVDLDDRGFINTDPYLRTNLPDVYAIGDATLVYGVAAQQKVPIALATVARREARYLAANIFAEHPARPFGGVVGSSALSVFDYHFAATGLNTFTAGRSGVKVDTSFYTDTLRPAYVPEGNGNPPVCVNLVFDPQTHRLLGGAVLSTYEVTAQGNVLALAVQHGLSLEDLAEADFFFQPGFDRQWSLLNLAAQHALGEPRF, from the coding sequence GTGGACAAACCAAAGATTATTGTTGTTGGAGCATCACATGGTGGTCACCAAAGCGTTTTGGAGTTATTACATCGGTATCCGGATGCTGATATTACCATGTTTGAAGCGGGTGACTTTGTTTCCTTTATGTCATGTGGAATGGAACTTTTCCTGGAAGACCAGGTGACGGACGTCAATGACGTGCGGAACTTCCGCCCGGATGATTTGATCAAACGCGGTGCCCATGTCCTTAACAATCATGAGGTCACGGCGATCAACGCTGATGTCAAAACGGTGACCGTCCGCGACACGAAGAATGGCACGGCACAGGACTACCCTTACGATAAATTAATTCTGAGTTCCGGCGTGCGGCCGAATTCATTGCCAGTTCCTGGTAACGACTTGAAAAATATTTTCCTGATGCGCGGTTACGACTGGGCAACCAAAATTAAAGCAAAGCTGGAAGATCCGGCAGTTAAACATATTACGATTATCGGTGCCGGTTACATCGGTATTGAAGCGGCCGAAGCCAGCCGGAAAGCGGGCAAAGAAGTCACACTACTGGATATCATTGATCGGCCATTGGGCACTTATCTCGATCCTGATATGACCGACATTATCGCCAAGGAACTTACCGATAAAGGCGTTGAGCTTAAACTCGGCGTCAAAATCGAAAGCTTCGCCGGTGACGGTGCCGTCAGCGCCGTGAAAACCGACGCGGGCGATGTTGCGACGGATCTGGTCATTCAAGCTGCTGGGGTTAAGCCGGCAACGGAATGGCTGAAAGGTACTGTTGACCTTGACGACCGCGGCTTCATTAACACGGATCCATATCTGCGCACCAACCTGCCTGATGTTTACGCTATCGGCGACGCAACGCTGGTTTACGGGGTTGCCGCTCAGCAAAAGGTGCCAATTGCACTGGCAACGGTTGCCCGGCGTGAAGCACGCTATCTGGCGGCTAACATTTTTGCAGAACATCCGGCGCGTCCATTTGGCGGCGTCGTTGGCTCCAGTGCGTTGAGCGTTTTCGATTATCATTTTGCGGCTACCGGTCTGAACACGTTCACAGCCGGCCGCTCCGGGGTTAAGGTTGACACTTCGTTCTATACGGATACTTTGCGCCCGGCATATGTACCGGAAGGCAATGGCAATCCACCGGTTTGCGTCAATCTTGTCTTTGATCCGCAAACCCATCGACTGCTCGGTGGCGCTGTTTTATCAACGTACGAGGTCACTGCGCAAGGCAATGTCTTGGCGCTCGCCGTTCAACATGGCTTGAGCCTAGAAGATTTAGCCGAAGCCGACTTCTTCTTCCAACCTGGTTTTGATCGGCAATGGAGCCTGCTAAACCTAGCTGCGCAACACGCATTAGGCGAACCACGCTTTTAA
- a CDS encoding Cof-type HAD-IIB family hydrolase: MFRLIAVDLDDTLLDSHKQLSSTTIRGLKAAQAKGIKIVPCTGRPLPGVRTTLDALGLHGDDQYVIVQGGGVVQSTNGKIIAQKFLNHQDYQDFSTFATHVSAAGIDSNVITPAGEVYTADRNISKYTVLQAWENHAGIKVREPQEMPNDFVIAKGLLLGEPENLAKIQPQAEAEFGNRFTVIRSMPFMLEIMPRGVNKGWGLAQLTQYLGLQPADVIAFGDEHNDLDMFDFSGTSVAVANGQDVVKDQADYVTASNDEDGVVQALKHFKII, from the coding sequence ATGTTTCGCTTGATCGCAGTCGATTTGGATGACACACTACTCGACTCGCACAAGCAGTTGTCGTCGACCACCATTCGTGGGTTGAAGGCAGCGCAGGCTAAGGGGATTAAAATCGTACCGTGCACCGGGCGGCCGTTGCCGGGCGTTCGAACCACGTTGGATGCTTTGGGGCTGCACGGAGACGATCAGTATGTCATTGTTCAAGGCGGCGGGGTGGTACAAAGTACTAACGGCAAAATTATTGCCCAAAAGTTTCTGAATCATCAGGATTATCAGGATTTTTCGACTTTTGCGACGCATGTTTCGGCGGCCGGGATCGATAGCAACGTGATTACCCCTGCTGGCGAAGTGTATACGGCTGATCGTAACATCAGCAAGTATACGGTTTTGCAGGCGTGGGAAAACCATGCCGGGATTAAGGTGCGTGAGCCTCAGGAAATGCCGAATGATTTTGTGATCGCTAAGGGCTTGTTGCTGGGTGAACCGGAAAATCTCGCTAAAATCCAACCGCAAGCTGAGGCCGAGTTTGGCAATCGTTTTACCGTCATCCGCAGTATGCCGTTCATGCTGGAGATTATGCCCCGCGGTGTCAACAAGGGCTGGGGATTGGCACAGCTGACCCAGTATCTGGGCTTGCAACCAGCAGACGTGATCGCTTTTGGGGACGAACATAATGATTTAGACATGTTTGATTTTTCCGGCACTAGCGTTGCAGTCGCGAATGGTCAGGACGTTGTTAAAGACCAAGCTGATTACGTCACCGCCAGCAATGACGAAGATGGCGTGGTCCAGGCATTGAAGCATTTCAAAATCATTTAA
- a CDS encoding type II toxin-antitoxin system YafQ family toxin, giving the protein MPTHQIIEQSRFKKHLKHLLQAGRFTQADYQQVLDYLRAGQPLPEKYDDHVIKKRKTDRALFIKGNWLLIYRLEADVVRLLDVGRHGEV; this is encoded by the coding sequence ATGCCCACACACCAGATCATCGAACAATCGCGCTTCAAAAAACATCTCAAGCACCTACTTCAGGCCGGTCGATTTACGCAAGCGGACTATCAACAAGTATTGGACTACTTGCGTGCAGGGCAACCGCTGCCGGAAAAGTATGACGATCATGTTATTAAGAAACGCAAAACCGATCGTGCGTTGTTTATTAAGGGTAACTGGCTGTTGATCTATCGGCTTGAGGCTGATGTTGTCCGCCTGCTAGATGTTGGCCGGCATGGGGAGGTTTAG
- a CDS encoding LacI family DNA-binding transcriptional regulator has translation MATISEVAKLAGVSVSTVSRIINHRPHVSPRKAALVADAMKKLGYQPLQAARQMRGSGSQTIAVTVPYITNPFFSELVAAIERTADERSYKTVIVQTFGQKSHERNALDFLKTNQVDAVIMCAIENDWDLIKQYRQYGIIAVCNEYVADDDTLMVHADQESGMYAGTKYLLNQGYRNLAFCTGQKAIRYEAEAEDLNSDRYRGYLRALREFDLEPSVEWQFTDINTIADGQNVLQRLMAMKQQPDAVIAGSDQVAAGIIAEAQVMGLKVPEDLAVMGFDDQPLSQVVARPLTTIHQPVHEIGDQIANVVANELEGKSISNKRVVLPLSVVVRQSA, from the coding sequence ATGGCAACGATTTCAGAGGTTGCAAAATTAGCAGGTGTCTCAGTATCAACAGTTTCACGGATTATTAATCATCGGCCTCATGTTTCACCACGAAAAGCCGCGCTTGTAGCAGATGCGATGAAAAAACTAGGATATCAACCTCTACAGGCCGCGCGACAAATGCGCGGCTCTGGATCGCAGACGATTGCGGTGACGGTACCTTATATTACAAACCCATTTTTTTCTGAATTGGTGGCGGCAATTGAACGAACAGCAGATGAGCGTTCATACAAAACCGTTATCGTGCAAACTTTTGGTCAAAAAAGTCATGAACGGAATGCCTTGGATTTCCTGAAAACAAACCAAGTCGACGCCGTGATCATGTGCGCAATTGAAAATGACTGGGATTTGATTAAGCAGTATCGGCAATATGGCATCATTGCTGTTTGCAATGAGTATGTTGCTGATGATGACACATTGATGGTGCACGCTGACCAAGAAAGTGGCATGTATGCTGGCACCAAATATTTGCTCAATCAAGGTTACCGCAACCTAGCTTTCTGCACAGGGCAAAAAGCTATTCGCTATGAAGCGGAGGCTGAGGATCTCAACAGTGATCGTTATCGCGGTTATTTGCGAGCTTTGCGTGAGTTTGATTTGGAGCCTTCTGTTGAATGGCAATTCACTGATATCAACACGATTGCAGATGGGCAAAATGTTTTGCAGCGATTGATGGCTATGAAGCAGCAGCCTGATGCGGTGATTGCCGGTTCTGATCAAGTAGCAGCCGGTATCATTGCCGAGGCGCAGGTTATGGGCTTAAAGGTGCCGGAAGACCTTGCCGTCATGGGCTTTGATGATCAACCGCTGAGTCAAGTTGTGGCCCGCCCACTAACAACCATTCATCAACCGGTTCATGAGATTGGCGATCAAATTGCAAATGTGGTGGCAAACGAGCTAGAGGGTAAATCGATTTCGAATAAGCGAGTTGTTTTGCCGCTTTCTGTTGTGGTTAGACAGTCAGCCTAA
- a CDS encoding PTS sugar transporter subunit IIB, protein MTVVLSRVDQRLVHGIVVNQWAAEVQPKRYMVIDDVVSQDENVKASMRLSKPAGTGMSIINTEKALTNFKAGKYDAQRVFVIAKEPSTMLKLLDAGIEIPRVDIGIIFAEDGRTQISKFVSVNQQEVADFKELEKRGVPVNIRYVPADAPVPFDRALEGKTIQ, encoded by the coding sequence ATGACAGTTGTATTATCCAGAGTAGATCAGCGTTTAGTTCATGGTATCGTTGTCAATCAATGGGCGGCAGAGGTTCAACCAAAACGATATATGGTCATTGACGATGTTGTCAGTCAAGATGAAAACGTCAAGGCCAGCATGCGATTAAGTAAGCCGGCGGGCACAGGCATGTCGATCATCAATACTGAAAAAGCTTTGACCAACTTTAAAGCGGGTAAGTATGATGCGCAGCGTGTATTTGTCATTGCAAAGGAGCCTAGCACGATGCTGAAGTTGCTGGATGCGGGCATTGAGATTCCACGCGTCGACATTGGCATTATCTTTGCGGAAGATGGGCGGACGCAAATCAGCAAATTCGTTTCAGTCAACCAACAAGAAGTGGCTGATTTTAAGGAGTTGGAGAAACGTGGTGTCCCAGTGAACATTCGTTATGTCCCGGCAGATGCCCCGGTGCCATTTGATAGAGCGCTTGAAGGGAAAACCATTCAGTAG
- a CDS encoding PTS mannose/fructose/sorbose/N-acetylgalactosamine transporter subunit IIC: MPHILQDILIILLASYATLDNQGITIMNYWPVTVGLFAGLIMGDLPTAMAIAGTFQLMSLGVAGLGGASVPDYGLATIVGIYLSARTGAGLGTAVAVGLPVGLLTIQLDVVIKIINNFIAHKAQAYAHAKEFSKMRMINWLGPLFFGLKNFIPMILIVTVGPSAISALLKIIPKWLTNGLTIAGSMLPVVGIGMLMHYMPLKKYIWVLMIGFVMSAYLKVPILGVAIIGLALGIYTYQNLINASKKKEVAAVNGADAADDDEGDDYDE; the protein is encoded by the coding sequence ATGCCTCATATTTTGCAAGATATCTTAATTATTTTATTGGCATCATATGCTACGTTGGACAACCAAGGCATTACCATTATGAACTATTGGCCGGTCACGGTCGGACTATTCGCTGGACTGATCATGGGCGACCTACCAACAGCAATGGCGATTGCCGGCACATTTCAACTCATGAGTCTAGGTGTGGCGGGCTTAGGCGGTGCTTCGGTTCCCGATTACGGGTTGGCGACAATTGTCGGGATTTATCTTTCTGCCCGAACTGGAGCCGGATTGGGCACCGCTGTGGCAGTCGGCTTACCTGTAGGACTGCTAACGATTCAATTGGACGTTGTGATTAAAATTATCAACAACTTTATTGCACACAAGGCTCAAGCTTATGCACATGCAAAAGAGTTCAGCAAAATGCGAATGATCAACTGGCTTGGACCGTTGTTCTTTGGCCTTAAGAACTTTATTCCCATGATTCTTATTGTCACAGTCGGCCCATCTGCCATCAGTGCTTTGCTAAAGATCATTCCTAAGTGGCTCACCAATGGCCTGACGATCGCCGGCAGTATGTTACCGGTCGTAGGTATTGGCATGTTAATGCACTATATGCCGCTGAAGAAATACATTTGGGTACTCATGATTGGGTTTGTTATGTCAGCTTACTTGAAAGTGCCGATTCTTGGTGTTGCCATTATTGGTCTGGCGCTTGGCATTTACACCTATCAGAATCTGATTAACGCTTCTAAGAAAAAAGAGGTTGCTGCTGTAAACGGTGCCGATGCCGCGGATGACGATGAAGGAGACGACTACGATGAGTGA
- a CDS encoding IS30 family transposase — protein MQKQDSTHRQKGQHLTSLERGKVAGFRQAGKSNRWIAAEIGVCPQTINNEIKRGTVDQVKKSNGKRVYHRQYLPEAAQARYETARLSCHRPDKFASVQVFLAWYVQRAKQDKWSPDASIGYAKRHKLFTPEELVCASTLYQYIDDQRLEIRNIDLLEKTKRKTSHQHHTKAKRLAGRSIEERPKVVERRRQFGHWEMDTIVGKRNGKESVILTLIERKTRCQLLRLIEGRDADSVSYALRGIKREWGACIKTITADNGPEFTALNTAFAGTETEIFYAHPYTSCDRGTNEAHNRMIRQDFPKGMSLDDISPSQVQATQDRLNQLPRKQQGYCTPQQNFEAEARRVRRMAQ, from the coding sequence ATGCAGAAACAGGATAGCACACACCGCCAAAAAGGTCAGCACTTAACATCACTCGAGCGCGGAAAAGTGGCCGGATTCCGCCAAGCTGGGAAGTCCAATCGTTGGATTGCTGCTGAAATTGGCGTCTGCCCGCAGACCATTAATAATGAAATCAAGCGAGGTACAGTAGATCAGGTCAAGAAGAGTAATGGCAAGCGCGTCTACCATCGACAATACCTGCCAGAGGCTGCTCAGGCACGTTACGAGACTGCACGCTTGAGCTGCCATCGTCCTGACAAGTTCGCCAGCGTACAGGTCTTCTTAGCCTGGTACGTACAGCGAGCTAAGCAGGACAAATGGTCGCCGGATGCTTCAATCGGCTATGCCAAGCGACACAAGCTGTTTACTCCTGAAGAGCTTGTTTGTGCCTCGACTTTGTACCAGTACATTGACGACCAACGCCTAGAGATTCGAAATATCGACCTGTTGGAGAAGACTAAGCGGAAGACCTCTCACCAGCACCACACCAAGGCTAAGCGCCTGGCTGGCCGCAGTATCGAGGAACGGCCTAAGGTCGTTGAACGACGCAGGCAGTTCGGTCACTGGGAGATGGATACCATTGTCGGTAAACGCAATGGCAAGGAGAGCGTCATCTTGACTCTGATTGAGCGCAAGACCCGTTGCCAACTTCTCCGCTTGATCGAAGGACGAGATGCAGACTCTGTGAGCTATGCATTGCGTGGAATCAAGCGCGAATGGGGAGCTTGCATCAAGACCATCACAGCCGACAACGGACCCGAGTTCACCGCCTTAAATACTGCTTTTGCTGGGACGGAAACTGAGATCTTCTACGCCCATCCTTACACGTCCTGCGACCGTGGCACCAACGAGGCACATAACCGGATGATCCGCCAGGACTTCCCTAAGGGCATGTCCCTAGATGACATTAGCCCTAGTCAAGTGCAGGCCACGCAAGACCGCTTGAATCAGTTGCCTCGCAAACAACAGGGCTACTGCACACCCCAGCAAAACTTTGAGGCCGAAGCTCGGCGCGTTCGCCGCATGGCCCAGTAG